TCCCGGTAGTCATCCCATGTCCATCCGAACTTTGGAACTTCTAATCCCACTTCGTCAAGAGCATCCTTGTTGAGCATCACGTAGTTGAAACTCTTTGTATACTGCATACCGTAATAATTGTTATCAATCTTTGGGTTAACGAAATATTCGTCCTCGGGGACGATATTTTCCTTTTCATAGAATTCATTAAGTGGTGCCAGCGCTCCCCGAGTCGCCCGTTCAAGTACAGATCCCAAGCTTGGTATTTGTACAACATCGATCGCTTCACCGGAAGAAATGAGAAAATCGAGTTTTTTCATCATTTCCACAGAATCGCCGGGAACAAGTACCACATGCTCTACCTTGATATCTGGATTTTGATCCATAAATTCCTGCAGCATGGCATCCGTGCCTACCGACTGAGCTTCGTTATCCCAGTTATAATACTTGACGGTGACTTGCTTTCCGGTCTCGGCGCTGCCTTCATTTGCCCCGGAGCTGTCATTCGACGATGAACCTCCGGACTTTCCACAGCCGGTGAGCACCAAGGAGACGGCCAGAATCATTCCGAGTAATACAGACAATCTTTGCTTGACCTTTTGTTTCATTTTACTTCCCCCTGCACTTAATATTTAGGTGTAGTGCTGTATTCACTGTTCATTATAGGCGGCCGCTTTACTGGTCAAGTGCAAAATTTTGATATTGTATGATTACTTTTTTGACTTTTTCAAAAAGAAAGTATGATCAACCCTTCACGCCGCCCAGGGCAATCCCGTTAATTACCTGCTTTTGCAAAGCGATAAACACGATCACAAGCGGTATAATCGCCGACACCGCCGCTGTCATCATAATCGCATAGTTGTTCGTGTAATCGTCCCGGAACAGCGTCATGCCGAGCGGAATGGTGTACAGATCCTTGTCCAACAGGAAGATGAGCGGATTCTGATAATCGTTCCATGTCCAGATGAATTTAATGATGGCTACCGTAGCCAGCACCGGTTTGCATAGCGGAACCATGATGGACGAGAATATCCGCAAATGACCCGCGCCATCGATTTTGGATGCTTCCATATACTCATCGCTGATCCCAATCATAAACTGCCGCAGCAGGAACGTGAAGTAAATCGAGAACATGCTCATGAATATGATTGCGGCATGGGTATTATAGAGACCGAACCAGCGAACCAACAGAAAGCGCGGGATCAGCGTGGCCTGATCGGGAATGATCATGAAGGAGAGCAGGGCCACAAACACCAGATCACGCCCTTTAAATTTAATCTTGGTCAGCGAGTACGCCGCCATGGACGAAACGAGCAGCGTGATGCAGGTCGTAATAATGGCTATTTTAAATGAATTGAAGTAAAAATCGGTAAAAGGAACCCTTCCCATCCAGACCATCTTGAAATTATACGCCACATTAATCTTCTCGGGTATCCATTGAATCGGAAAACGCATAACATCTTTCTCGTATTTGAAGGCTGCTGAAATCATCCAGATCAGCGGAATCAGGAAAACGATAGACAACGCTCCCATAAAACCGGTTGTGATCAATTTGGACATATTTTTTCTAATCCATTGCATCTTTACATCCCCCTCCTATTCTTCATTTCTAAATTTCCAGGTGACTGCGGTAATCAAGCCGATAATAGCGAACAGCAGCCAGGAGATGGCCGAAGCGTAGCCCATATTGTAATATTTAAATCCTTCCTCATAAATCCGGAATACGAGCACGGTTGAAGAATTGTTCGGTCCGCCTTCGGTCAAAAAGGCAATGACGTCAAACACTTTAAACGATCCGATCAGCATGGTGATAAGGAGAAAGAAAGTCGTCGGACGAAGCATCGGTACCGTGATGGAGAAAAACTTTTTCATCACGCCGGCGCCATCAATTTCAGCTGCTTCGTAAATTTCATTCGAAATATTCGTCAGACCAGCCATATAGATAATGATAGTGTAGCCCAGAGCGGCCCATGAACTGATAATAGCAATCGACAGAAGCGATGTTTTTGGATCTACCAGCCATTTAGGAGGATTGGACAGCCCTAAATCCATCAGAAACTGGTTAATCGGTCCCAGAGACGGGTGAAATAAAGCGCTCCATACCGCAGCAATCGCGATAATGGAAGAAATATAGGGGATAAAAAATGCGACTTTGAAATAATCTTTAAAAAACACACTGTTATGAATCAATGTCGCCAGCACCAGAGCAATCGCAATCGGAATAGGAACCGTCAGAATCATATAAATCACATTGTTCTTCAGTGCCTGAATAATGGTAGGATCCTGGAACATTTGGATATAGTTATCCAACCCTGTAAACTTGATTCCTTCAACGCCTGACAGAAGGTCCCAATCGGAAAAACTCAAATAAAGAGAAAATCCAAGCGCAAACACGTTAAGAAATAGCATCCCGATAATCTCCGGGGCCAGAAACAGCCACCCGGTCAAAGCTTCTTTCTTCTGCGGAGTCCAAAATTTTCGCGGTTCACGCTGACTCTTTGGTACAGATTGTTTTATACTCTCCACGTTGTATCACCTCGGCAAATTAAATATGTCATTATAATAATTCATCCTCCCGCGGCATGAAGGAGAGATTATGACCAGCGACGTGCACGATTTTGACCTTTATTCGTATGTGTATAATAGCGAGGAACCGGTGACTGACGTCGATGCCGGATGTATTTAACAAACAAATCCAGCGCCTGCAGGCACTGGATTTGTTTATTGCAAATATTGGATTGTTTTTATCTGGAGAGAATCATTTGCGTGCCAAATGTCTGGCCTTGTACTCGCTTGGCGTAGATCCCACATATTTTTTAAACACTTTGGAGAAATACGTTCTATCTGAATAGCCCAATCCAACCGCAAGTGATTCTAAATTCTGGTTGGACATTTTCATCATGTTCGTAGCTACCTTCATCTTATACTGGTGCACATAGTCCGTAAAAGTCAGGCCGGTCATCCGCTTGAAATAACGTGAAAAATAGCTCGGATTCAGAAACAGATAGCGCGCCATATCGATTGAGGTAATATTATCGGCAAGGTGCTGGTCGATAAATTGCTGGATGACCTGAAGCTTGGGCTCCTGTACCGTGGTTACCGCTCCCTTATGCCGGCTTTTCATGGCCAGCATAAATTTTCTTTCCACCAGCTCCATCGTATCCTCTAGCGTCCGGGTCAGAGCGAGATAGGCGAACAGATCCTCATCGAATTTCAGACTAGAAAAAATCAGCTCAATGCCGCGGAGCATAGAAGACAACTCCCGGACAAAGTCGTCCGGAATGATAGACATCTCTCTAGCAATCCTGATGATTTCCTGCAGAATTCCGCTGATGCCTTCCAAATCATCTCGGATGACTGCCCGTTCCAATTCCGAAACATAGCCATCCAGAAACCCCTTCGGAGCAGGTTGAAACATTTGCGATGTAATATGCAACGTATCAGAATCAATATAATCGGTATTCTCGTAAAACTCGCACTTGTCCTGAACCATTTTTTGAAATACCGGGCCGATGGTGTCTAGCTCCACTTTGTCCGTAACCTTAATAACACTCGGTTGAATCTTAAGGAAATGGGAGCACTTAAAACGCAGCTGCTGCAAATAATTATGAAGATGCAGATTGGCGTTTTGCGCAAGATTAACCCGGAAATTATACATAATTACAATATTCTCCTGCTCAAGAAAAGGGGTTATCCCTTCGCTCGATTCGGACAGTTCCAAGGCAATGTTGTAGATGGCATATAAGATCAGCGGATATTCACTCTGCTTGTAACGGTTGTCGAAGCTGGAAAAATGAATGCTGACAATCCCCAACATAAACCACGGATAGGTCCAGGATATGCCGATTTGTCCCGCATAGGCCACCGTTGTCTCGGACGGGGCTCCGTCAATTACTCTTTGCAGCAGATCCTTCCGGAAAAGAATGCTGTTACAGCGCGCGGTCTCACGGTTAATCAACCCGACCCTTGATTTCAGCAATCGTACCGATTTGCCTAAACTTTGTGCTAATTGCTCTGCCGTAAGCTGGTCCTTGATCAAATAATCGTCGGCCTTCAGCTTGACCGCCTGCTGTGCATATTGGAAATCCTCATGACATGTCAGAAAGATCACCCTTATATCCGGTTTCATGCTGATAAATCGATCAGCCAGCTCAATGCCATTTGTTTGCGGCAGACCGATGTCTGTAATGACGATGTCAGGCTGCACTTCTTCAAACATATGTAGCGCCTTAGCGCTTGAATAGGTACTACCGACAATTTGCAAATGATGGGCTTCCCAGTCAATCATTTGCCGCAGCACTTTGAGCATGGGGACATCATCGTCAATGAGCATCACTCTAAACATCTTAATTGTCCTCCCTCAGACGGAAAAACATGATGGTTGTTGCCTGGAGGTAAATACAGAGATACGGACACCCCGCCCTGCCGCAGACTATGCAGGGATAAACCGGCTTCCTGCCCGTAGGTCAGCCTCAGCCTTTGAGCCACGTTGATTAACCCGACTCTTGTATAAGATCCATCC
Above is a window of Paenibacillus uliginis N3/975 DNA encoding:
- a CDS encoding carbohydrate ABC transporter permease, which gives rise to MQWIRKNMSKLITTGFMGALSIVFLIPLIWMISAAFKYEKDVMRFPIQWIPEKINVAYNFKMVWMGRVPFTDFYFNSFKIAIITTCITLLVSSMAAYSLTKIKFKGRDLVFVALLSFMIIPDQATLIPRFLLVRWFGLYNTHAAIIFMSMFSIYFTFLLRQFMIGISDEYMEASKIDGAGHLRIFSSIMVPLCKPVLATVAIIKFIWTWNDYQNPLIFLLDKDLYTIPLGMTLFRDDYTNNYAIMMTAAVSAIIPLVIVFIALQKQVINGIALGGVKG
- a CDS encoding carbohydrate ABC transporter permease yields the protein MESIKQSVPKSQREPRKFWTPQKKEALTGWLFLAPEIIGMLFLNVFALGFSLYLSFSDWDLLSGVEGIKFTGLDNYIQMFQDPTIIQALKNNVIYMILTVPIPIAIALVLATLIHNSVFFKDYFKVAFFIPYISSIIAIAAVWSALFHPSLGPINQFLMDLGLSNPPKWLVDPKTSLLSIAIISSWAALGYTIIIYMAGLTNISNEIYEAAEIDGAGVMKKFFSITVPMLRPTTFFLLITMLIGSFKVFDVIAFLTEGGPNNSSTVLVFRIYEEGFKYYNMGYASAISWLLFAIIGLITAVTWKFRNEE
- a CDS encoding response regulator transcription factor, encoding MFRVMLIDDDVPMLKVLRQMIDWEAHHLQIVGSTYSSAKALHMFEEVQPDIVITDIGLPQTNGIELADRFISMKPDIRVIFLTCHEDFQYAQQAVKLKADDYLIKDQLTAEQLAQSLGKSVRLLKSRVGLINRETARCNSILFRKDLLQRVIDGAPSETTVAYAGQIGISWTYPWFMLGIVSIHFSSFDNRYKQSEYPLILYAIYNIALELSESSEGITPFLEQENIVIMYNFRVNLAQNANLHLHNYLQQLRFKCSHFLKIQPSVIKVTDKVELDTIGPVFQKMVQDKCEFYENTDYIDSDTLHITSQMFQPAPKGFLDGYVSELERAVIRDDLEGISGILQEIIRIAREMSIIPDDFVRELSSMLRGIELIFSSLKFDEDLFAYLALTRTLEDTMELVERKFMLAMKSRHKGAVTTVQEPKLQVIQQFIDQHLADNITSIDMARYLFLNPSYFSRYFKRMTGLTFTDYVHQYKMKVATNMMKMSNQNLESLAVGLGYSDRTYFSKVFKKYVGSTPSEYKARHLARK